From the genome of Virgibacillus siamensis, one region includes:
- a CDS encoding SAM hydrolase/SAM-dependent halogenase family protein, giving the protein MNKNLVLQTDFGLSDGAVSAMYGVALSVAPELRIFDLTHDIPQFNIWEGSYRLYQTISYWPEDTVFVSVVDPGVGTNRLSVVVKTADHKYIVTPDNGTLTHIKQNIGITAIREIDEKVNRLPKSGDSYTFHGRDVYAYTGARLASGIISFEEVGPELNIDETIEIDHYQSFLDEHGIVHGNIDIHDVRFGNLWTNIEHDLFKEANFKYGDSFEVTIANNTRQVYKNIMTFGRSFADSHLGEPLIYVNSLDKLGVAINQGSFAKAYHIEAGMNWKITIRRAPKIMYN; this is encoded by the coding sequence ATGAATAAAAATTTAGTGCTGCAGACAGATTTCGGCTTGAGTGATGGTGCGGTAAGCGCCATGTATGGTGTGGCTTTATCGGTTGCTCCGGAGCTGCGAATATTCGATCTGACACATGACATCCCGCAATTTAATATATGGGAAGGATCTTACCGGCTGTATCAGACCATATCGTATTGGCCGGAAGATACCGTATTTGTTTCAGTCGTGGATCCAGGCGTTGGGACCAATCGATTAAGCGTTGTCGTAAAAACTGCTGATCACAAATATATCGTTACACCGGACAACGGCACATTGACACACATAAAACAAAACATTGGCATCACAGCAATACGGGAAATTGATGAAAAAGTCAATCGCCTGCCAAAATCAGGCGATTCCTATACATTCCATGGACGTGATGTTTATGCATATACCGGTGCACGGCTGGCAAGCGGCATTATCAGTTTTGAGGAAGTCGGTCCGGAATTAAACATTGATGAAACCATTGAAATCGATCATTACCAATCCTTTTTGGATGAACATGGAATTGTCCACGGAAACATTGATATCCACGATGTTCGCTTCGGCAACCTCTGGACAAATATTGAACATGATTTATTTAAGGAAGCCAATTTTAAATATGGTGATTCGTTTGAAGTTACGATCGCCAACAACACCCGCCAAGTCTATAAAAATATCATGACATTCGGCCGCTCGTTTGCGGACAGTCATCTCGGCGAGCCGCTCATCTATGTGAATTCACTTGATAAGCTCGGGGTTGCAATTAATCAAGGCTCATTTGCCAAAGCATATCATATCGAAGCAGGGATGAACTGGAAAATAACGATTCGCCGCGCACCAAAAATCATGTACAATTGA
- a CDS encoding ZIP family metal transporter, which yields MWTAIMWGGIAGSASLLGALAVLFFNVKKRIIGYIMALGVGALIAATTYELLGEAVEKAGFTEAAIGFIGGALIFTIFDIVVSTNGGHKRKHSEGRNEQESGNGGSGIAIFIGTIMDAIPESAMIGVSLIGGHAVGFSLVAAIFISNFPEGLSSTVGLKKDGYSRAKVFTMWGAVIVFSALSSLAGYALLDHASDSIQAIISAFAGGGIIAMVASTMMPEAFKEGGPAVGFITAIGVFVTLLIGSL from the coding sequence GTGTGGACTGCAATCATGTGGGGTGGAATTGCCGGTTCAGCCTCGCTGCTTGGAGCGTTAGCTGTACTTTTTTTTAATGTAAAAAAAAGAATCATTGGTTACATAATGGCGCTTGGTGTAGGAGCATTAATAGCTGCGACTACCTATGAATTGCTTGGAGAGGCTGTCGAAAAAGCAGGCTTTACCGAAGCGGCAATCGGTTTTATTGGAGGCGCGCTTATTTTTACAATTTTTGATATTGTCGTATCAACAAACGGCGGCCACAAGCGAAAGCACTCAGAAGGCAGAAATGAACAGGAATCCGGAAATGGCGGGTCCGGAATCGCGATTTTCATTGGAACGATCATGGATGCCATTCCTGAATCAGCTATGATCGGGGTTAGCCTGATTGGCGGACATGCGGTTGGCTTCTCACTTGTTGCTGCAATCTTTATCAGTAATTTTCCGGAAGGTCTGTCAAGTACTGTCGGTCTTAAGAAGGACGGCTATTCCCGCGCAAAAGTTTTTACGATGTGGGGTGCTGTAATCGTATTTTCAGCACTTAGTTCTCTGGCAGGATATGCACTTCTGGACCATGCAAGTGACAGTATTCAGGCAATCATCAGTGCTTTTGCAGGCGGTGGAATAATTGCTATGGTCGCTTCCACCATGATGCCGGAAGCATTTAAGGAAGGTGGACCGGCAGTAGGTTTCATTACAGCAATTGGTGTATTTGTTACGTTGTTAATTGGCAGTTTGTAA
- a CDS encoding M28 family peptidase, with the protein MQFVRAVSLAAIMLLLMSTAVFASPQNRGSDQAFDNQIAKRIKVDNIYNHIYHLSEVIGSRGAGTEGEQQTIAYLVDQFESYGYDDVRVQEFTFETYSGEEITSHNVIAVKEPMKNHNTGQQVIIGSHHDSVPWGQGANDDASGTGTLLELARVYANTPTDTEIKFIAFGAEEYGLWGSRKYAEAMSEEDAERTAAMFQMDMVGSKDSGDLVMFTADGNKNTVTDLGAAAGSRVADLVPYSELGRSDHVPFHNLGIPAALFIHTPLEPWYHTEDDVIEHISKKKLKDVADTVGAAVFQITRKDTPALERSEVAPVPVDYYYEEPQL; encoded by the coding sequence ATGCAATTTGTACGAGCAGTCAGTTTAGCAGCCATCATGCTATTACTTATGTCAACTGCGGTATTTGCTTCACCGCAAAACAGAGGATCGGATCAAGCGTTTGATAACCAGATTGCGAAGCGAATAAAAGTGGATAATATTTACAATCACATATACCATCTATCCGAGGTAATCGGATCCCGTGGTGCTGGTACTGAGGGTGAACAGCAAACAATTGCGTATCTTGTCGATCAATTTGAAAGCTATGGATATGATGATGTTCGCGTGCAGGAATTTACATTTGAGACATATTCCGGTGAGGAAATAACATCACACAATGTTATAGCTGTAAAGGAACCGATGAAAAACCATAATACAGGCCAGCAGGTCATAATTGGATCACACCATGACTCCGTTCCATGGGGACAAGGCGCAAATGATGATGCATCCGGAACAGGAACATTACTTGAACTTGCCCGTGTTTACGCCAATACACCAACAGACACCGAAATCAAGTTCATCGCATTTGGCGCAGAAGAGTACGGCTTATGGGGATCTCGAAAGTATGCTGAAGCAATGTCCGAGGAAGATGCTGAACGAACAGCAGCCATGTTCCAAATGGATATGGTCGGGAGTAAGGATTCAGGAGATCTTGTTATGTTTACTGCCGATGGAAACAAAAATACAGTGACAGATTTGGGTGCTGCTGCAGGTTCACGTGTCGCTGACCTAGTCCCATACAGCGAACTGGGACGAAGCGATCATGTTCCATTCCATAACCTGGGCATTCCAGCTGCATTGTTCATTCATACACCATTGGAACCGTGGTACCATACAGAAGACGATGTTATCGAGCATATCAGCAAGAAGAAATTGAAGGATGTAGCTGACACAGTTGGTGCTGCAGTCTTCCAAATCACCCGAAAAGATACACCTGCATTGGAGCGATCTGAAGTAGCACCTGTCCCGGTTGACTACTATTACGAAGAACCACAACTGTAA
- a CDS encoding GNAT family N-acetyltransferase codes for MFTMKVNENVSVKLLEKEDAKALFTLVDASRKYLREWLPWVDSVEREEDYVPIIETWLKQFSAHNGFQAGVLYKGNLAGMVGFHAIDWSNRKTTIGYWLAENYQGYGIMTVAVKALIDQAFNGYGLNRVEIHCGVGNEKSKAIPERIGMKREGIMRDAEYLYDHFHDCVLYSILSSEWE; via the coding sequence ATGTTTACGATGAAAGTTAATGAAAATGTATCCGTTAAATTACTTGAAAAGGAGGATGCGAAAGCGTTATTTACACTTGTGGATGCGTCACGAAAATACTTAAGGGAATGGCTCCCATGGGTTGACAGTGTGGAGCGGGAGGAGGATTATGTTCCGATTATTGAAACATGGCTAAAACAATTTTCCGCCCATAACGGTTTTCAGGCGGGTGTTTTATACAAAGGGAATCTGGCCGGTATGGTTGGCTTTCATGCAATTGACTGGTCCAACAGAAAAACAACAATCGGTTATTGGCTGGCGGAGAATTACCAGGGATACGGAATTATGACAGTTGCAGTAAAAGCGCTCATTGACCAAGCTTTTAACGGGTATGGACTTAATCGTGTGGAAATTCACTGTGGCGTTGGAAATGAAAAAAGCAAAGCAATTCCTGAACGAATTGGCATGAAGCGGGAAGGGATTATGCGGGATGCCGAGTATTTGTACGATCATTTTCATGATTGTGTATTATACAGTATTCTTTCAAGCGAATGGGAATAA
- a CDS encoding amino acid ABC transporter permease codes for MFGLEIDEVQLGNLFDWQLAWRSLPFVLEGLPATLIVSLFGMGLGLAIGFFLALARGSEQIFWRWPARMYISFMRGTPILVFLFILYAGLPMVGIKLSAILAAILAFGLNSAAYIAEINRSSLNSIGSGQWESAKALNMSYWQTLFKIILPQAVRTAIPPLANVFLDIVKATSLAAVITVPELFQKAQIVAGRTFDSLTMYILVALIYWPICMLISHLQDRLEARYSKYA; via the coding sequence ATGTTTGGTTTAGAAATAGATGAAGTACAACTGGGAAATTTATTTGACTGGCAGCTTGCCTGGCGCAGCCTGCCTTTTGTACTGGAAGGATTACCGGCAACGTTAATCGTCTCCCTTTTTGGAATGGGGTTAGGGCTTGCCATAGGATTTTTTCTTGCCTTGGCAAGAGGTTCTGAACAGATTTTTTGGCGCTGGCCGGCACGAATGTACATATCATTCATGCGGGGTACACCAATATTAGTATTTTTATTTATTTTATATGCCGGATTGCCGATGGTAGGAATAAAATTATCGGCGATCCTTGCTGCAATCCTGGCATTCGGTCTAAACAGTGCTGCATACATTGCTGAGATTAATCGTTCATCACTGAATAGTATTGGATCCGGACAATGGGAATCGGCAAAAGCATTAAATATGAGCTATTGGCAGACATTGTTCAAGATTATTTTGCCACAGGCAGTCAGAACGGCAATTCCCCCACTGGCAAATGTTTTTTTGGACATTGTAAAAGCTACCTCGCTGGCCGCTGTTATCACGGTCCCGGAACTATTCCAAAAAGCCCAAATTGTCGCCGGCCGTACATTTGATTCATTGACAATGTATATTCTGGTCGCACTGATTTACTGGCCGATTTGCATGCTTATTTCCCATTTGCAGGATCGTCTGGAAGCAAGATACAGCAAATATGCATAA
- a CDS encoding transporter substrate-binding domain-containing protein — protein MKRKILASLLVISLLLVLSACGDSEKSSDSKKADGKWAEIQESGEIVYGTAGTLYPASYYPEGSDKLTGYNVEVMREVAKRLNLDIKFETMAFDAMLASLKSGRIDVITAGPREESRKKFTFSEPFKHSYSTMIVRSNNLSGINTLEDLKGKKAGGAATTVYSDIARKFGATVKTYGNATNDVYLRDVANGRTDVIINDYYLQKLALSAFPELDIKIHPDLKFHPTTVNVVMPKDAPTLEKKINEALADMHKDGTLTKLSKKFFAGADVSKKPDAKIREIEGIE, from the coding sequence ATGAAACGAAAAATATTGGCATCATTATTGGTTATCTCATTATTACTAGTGTTAAGTGCATGCGGAGATTCAGAAAAAAGCAGTGATTCGAAAAAGGCGGACGGGAAATGGGCAGAAATTCAGGAATCGGGTGAAATTGTCTATGGAACTGCAGGAACCCTATATCCAGCCTCCTATTATCCGGAAGGTTCGGACAAGCTAACCGGATATAATGTTGAAGTGATGCGGGAAGTTGCAAAACGTTTGAACCTGGATATCAAATTCGAAACGATGGCCTTTGATGCGATGCTTGCATCACTAAAATCCGGGCGAATCGACGTCATTACCGCAGGACCAAGGGAAGAAAGCAGAAAGAAATTTACCTTCAGTGAACCATTCAAACATTCGTATTCAACAATGATTGTGCGTTCCAATAATTTATCCGGTATTAACACATTGGAAGATCTAAAAGGTAAAAAAGCAGGTGGTGCTGCAACAACTGTATACAGTGACATCGCCCGAAAATTTGGTGCAACAGTTAAAACATACGGCAATGCAACCAATGATGTTTATTTGCGGGATGTCGCAAATGGCCGAACCGATGTTATTATAAATGATTATTATTTGCAAAAGCTTGCCCTGTCCGCATTTCCGGAATTGGATATCAAGATTCATCCAGACTTAAAATTTCATCCAACAACGGTAAATGTTGTAATGCCTAAAGATGCCCCAACATTGGAGAAAAAAATCAATGAAGCTCTTGCTGACATGCATAAGGATGGAACACTGACAAAGCTTTCCAAAAAGTTTTTCGCCGGTGCGGATGTTTCCAAAAAACCAGATGCGAAAATTAGAGAAATCGAAGGAATAGAGTAA
- a CDS encoding cupin domain-containing protein, whose protein sequence is MYYFPDMQPYHYSHPYAMPVCNCERQYAYWMDPYYEMEASYYGYLNHPSANDEARIRLKDHGREPYVVDIEEAAKKNKNFRTTLWTGDHLQLTVMRIEIGEDIGLEMHPDVDQFLRIEEGQAVVRMGDAQDHLYLEEKIDDDNAVVVPAGTWHNIINIGRRPLKLYTIYAPPEHPFGTVHKTKADAIAAEEG, encoded by the coding sequence ATGTATTATTTTCCTGATATGCAGCCATATCATTATTCTCACCCGTATGCTATGCCGGTCTGTAACTGTGAAAGGCAGTATGCTTATTGGATGGATCCTTATTACGAGATGGAGGCAAGTTATTATGGTTACTTAAACCATCCTTCTGCAAACGATGAAGCGCGCATTCGCTTAAAGGATCATGGAAGAGAACCGTATGTAGTCGATATTGAGGAGGCCGCTAAGAAAAATAAAAACTTCCGTACGACACTGTGGACTGGGGATCATCTGCAGTTAACAGTGATGCGTATTGAAATTGGTGAAGATATCGGGCTGGAAATGCACCCGGATGTTGATCAGTTTTTGCGTATTGAAGAAGGGCAGGCTGTTGTTCGCATGGGGGATGCGCAAGATCATTTGTATTTGGAAGAAAAGATTGATGACGATAATGCAGTTGTTGTACCAGCCGGCACATGGCATAATATTATCAATATCGGTCGGCGGCCGCTAAAACTCTACACTATCTACGCTCCACCCGAGCATCCATTTGGCACCGTTCATAAAACCAAGGCCGATGCAATTGCGGCTGAGGAAGGATAG
- a CDS encoding class I SAM-dependent methyltransferase, which yields MKQNKYDDVRFFSAYERMPRSIDGLEGAGEWPVLKSLLPEFRKKQVLDLGCGFGWHCRYAREQQASSVTGVDISEKMLERAREKTRDPEVHYIHSSIEDIRFDAATFDIVISSLAFHYIQSFKGIADKVYGLLKPGGDFVFSVEHPIFTSRNEQDWCYDQQGDRLHWPVDHYQSEGIRHTSFLSENVLKYHRTFSSYVNALISAGFGIKSIKEPAPTEEMLRTNPNMKDEDRRPMFLIIAANK from the coding sequence ATGAAACAAAATAAATACGATGATGTGAGGTTTTTTTCCGCGTATGAGCGGATGCCGCGATCAATTGACGGGCTTGAAGGTGCGGGGGAGTGGCCGGTATTGAAATCACTACTGCCGGAATTTCGGAAAAAGCAGGTTCTGGATTTGGGATGCGGATTCGGCTGGCATTGCCGGTATGCCCGCGAGCAACAGGCAAGTTCTGTGACAGGAGTGGATATTTCGGAAAAGATGCTGGAGCGGGCGCGCGAAAAAACGAGGGATCCTGAGGTGCACTATATCCATTCTTCTATCGAGGACATCCGTTTTGATGCTGCAACGTTCGATATTGTGATAAGTTCATTGGCGTTTCACTATATCCAATCATTTAAGGGAATTGCCGATAAAGTCTACGGTTTGTTAAAGCCTGGCGGAGATTTTGTTTTTTCGGTGGAACATCCTATATTTACTTCACGAAACGAGCAGGATTGGTGTTATGATCAACAAGGTGATCGTCTGCACTGGCCGGTTGATCATTATCAGTCAGAAGGAATACGGCATACTTCATTTTTGTCGGAGAATGTTTTGAAGTATCATCGTACTTTTTCAAGCTATGTTAATGCGCTGATCAGTGCCGGGTTTGGAATTAAGTCTATAAAGGAACCTGCCCCAACGGAAGAAATGTTAAGGACAAACCCGAACATGAAAGATGAAGACCGGAGACCGATGTTTTTGATTATTGCGGCAAACAAATAA
- a CDS encoding aminopeptidase, whose protein sequence is MKEENLRKAAKLLINHSLGLKKEEKVLIAAYAGAKDLAITLVEEAYRVGAYPYVELNDNEVMKALIENATVEQISTMNDWHMQRYRDIDAVIAIEGEDNDAEFSDIPPEQLGSLMEALKPSNNYMTNNLRWVLFKHPTPANAQKAGKSTKGFESYLFDVTTNVDYQKMAEKMTPLVKLMEETDRVKIVSPGTNLSFSIKDIPAVPCAGHRNVPDGEIYTAPVRDSVNGKISYNTPCPYFGTTYKDVTLTFENGKIVEATSDQPDKIKQIFDTDEGALYIGEFAIGLNPKITKPMGDILFDEKIAGSIHFTPGKAYDNANNGNESQIHWDMVLIQTPEYGGGEIYFDDVLIRKDGRFVLPELEGLNPENLLND, encoded by the coding sequence GTGAAAGAGGAAAATTTAAGGAAAGCGGCAAAACTATTAATCAACCATTCATTGGGGCTTAAGAAAGAAGAAAAGGTACTTATCGCGGCTTACGCTGGTGCGAAAGATCTTGCCATTACCCTGGTGGAAGAGGCATATCGTGTGGGGGCTTATCCATATGTGGAACTAAATGACAACGAAGTAATGAAGGCACTGATCGAAAATGCAACTGTTGAACAAATAAGTACCATGAACGACTGGCATATGCAACGATACCGGGACATTGATGCCGTAATTGCCATTGAAGGAGAGGATAATGATGCGGAATTCTCCGATATACCTCCCGAGCAACTCGGAAGTTTAATGGAAGCGCTTAAACCTTCCAATAATTATATGACCAATAATCTTCGCTGGGTTTTGTTTAAGCATCCAACCCCTGCTAATGCACAAAAGGCAGGCAAGAGCACAAAGGGATTTGAATCGTATTTGTTTGATGTAACAACAAACGTCGATTATCAAAAGATGGCTGAAAAAATGACCCCACTTGTTAAATTAATGGAAGAAACCGACCGTGTGAAAATTGTTTCTCCCGGCACGAATTTATCATTCTCAATAAAAGATATTCCGGCAGTTCCATGTGCAGGTCACAGGAATGTGCCTGACGGGGAAATTTATACAGCACCGGTTCGAGATTCCGTAAACGGCAAAATCAGCTATAATACACCTTGCCCATATTTTGGCACAACTTATAAAGATGTTACGCTTACCTTTGAAAATGGAAAGATTGTTGAGGCAACTTCCGATCAGCCAGATAAAATCAAACAAATTTTTGATACTGATGAAGGGGCTCTCTACATTGGTGAATTTGCAATCGGATTAAACCCAAAAATCACCAAACCAATGGGAGATATTTTATTCGATGAAAAAATTGCCGGCAGTATCCATTTCACTCCCGGCAAAGCATATGATAACGCAAATAACGGCAACGAATCCCAAATTCATTGGGATATGGTATTAATCCAAACACCCGAATATGGCGGCGGTGAAATTTACTTTGATGATGTTTTAATTAGAAAAGACGGACGCTTTGTATTACCGGAGCTTGAAGGATTGAATCCCGAAAACCTATTAAATGACTAG
- a CDS encoding Na+/H+ antiporter NhaC family protein: MNTTKINKGNPFALLPFIIFLLLFIGSGLINGDFYKLPVLVAVFIAVLFALFMNRKMAFKDKLDHLTKGAGHPNIMLMVIIYLLAGAFAAVAEGVGAVESTVNLGLTFLPENLLIVGLFIIGCFISISMGTSVGTVVALAPIGAGLADQTGMSTALIMGAIISGAMFGDNLSMISDTTIAAVRTQAVKMSDKFKVNVYIALPAAIVTAVIFGVMTLDASGGVSGNHPYDLIKVLPYLAVLVFAIAGVNVIYVLIGGTIFAGIIGLFYGKFDGMGFLNLLGDGMAGMQELSLLSILLGGLVELIRVNGGIDFMLHAISNRIKTRKGAEAGIAGLVSAFDVSTANNTISIISVGPLVKQISERFGVDPRRSASVLDIFASAFQGILPYGAQLLAVAGVASISPVSIMPYCIYPVLLGIAGVIAIVAGYPRFSTGVKTDTGKNQNTKEA, translated from the coding sequence TTATTTATCGGATCCGGTCTTATAAATGGCGACTTTTATAAACTGCCCGTACTTGTTGCAGTATTCATTGCCGTTTTATTCGCACTGTTTATGAACCGGAAAATGGCGTTTAAAGATAAACTTGACCACCTGACAAAAGGTGCAGGTCATCCCAACATTATGCTGATGGTCATAATTTACCTGCTTGCCGGTGCATTTGCTGCTGTCGCTGAGGGTGTTGGAGCAGTTGAATCAACCGTTAATCTCGGTTTAACTTTCTTACCGGAAAACCTGTTAATTGTCGGGTTGTTTATAATCGGCTGCTTTATATCCATTTCAATGGGGACATCCGTCGGCACGGTCGTTGCGCTTGCCCCAATCGGTGCCGGACTTGCTGATCAGACCGGTATGAGTACTGCCTTGATTATGGGTGCAATTATCAGTGGTGCCATGTTCGGTGATAACTTGTCGATGATTTCCGATACGACCATTGCGGCGGTTCGAACACAGGCTGTTAAAATGAGTGATAAATTTAAGGTGAACGTTTATATCGCACTTCCCGCTGCAATTGTAACAGCTGTAATTTTCGGAGTAATGACACTTGATGCAAGCGGCGGGGTCAGCGGAAATCACCCATATGACCTGATAAAAGTATTGCCATATCTTGCCGTACTTGTATTTGCGATTGCCGGTGTCAATGTCATCTATGTCTTAATCGGCGGTACCATTTTCGCCGGAATCATTGGACTGTTTTACGGTAAATTCGACGGCATGGGATTCCTGAACTTGCTTGGCGACGGCATGGCCGGCATGCAGGAACTATCCCTGTTATCGATTTTACTAGGAGGTTTAGTCGAACTAATCCGTGTAAACGGCGGAATTGACTTCATGCTTCATGCTATCAGCAATCGAATTAAAACACGAAAAGGTGCCGAAGCAGGAATTGCCGGACTTGTCAGCGCCTTTGATGTATCAACAGCCAACAACACAATCTCTATTATCAGTGTTGGTCCGCTAGTCAAACAGATTTCAGAACGGTTCGGTGTCGACCCGCGACGATCAGCTAGTGTTCTGGATATTTTTGCAAGTGCATTTCAGGGGATTTTACCGTATGGTGCACAATTGCTCGCGGTTGCCGGTGTTGCATCCATCTCCCCTGTTTCCATCATGCCATACTGCATCTATCCGGTATTGCTCGGAATAGCCGGTGTAATTGCAATTGTTGCTGGTTACCCGCGATTTTCCACCGGCGTCAAAACAGACACAGGCAAAAATCAAAATACAAAAGAAGCATAA